Proteins found in one Bacteroidota bacterium genomic segment:
- a CDS encoding fibronectin type III domain-containing protein — protein sequence MKFLFLLAALGVFMVNPSFGQPTLSGVKFINSTTAAAVGSAGTILRSNDGGVSWFTQPSGTSTYLFALAYPTATTGTVVGGDPVSGLQAVFHTANSGSSWASQLTGLTLPMLGVSFSDANNGFAVGYGGHLVHTTNGGATWTSIVTGVLSTLDNVACIDANTATVVGDYGVIMRTVNGGATWTQQTGAGGNDLYGVCFTSASTGTAVGVNGTIIRTVDGGSTWTRQTSGTTNFLNAVSFVDANNGWAVGNAGVILHTNNGGSSWSSQSLAIANWSDVSFIDANTGLVVGDHGTTIIRTVNGGASWTQQTVGSPPPPPPPAPLLASPASGSSGQPTALTLSWNASSGATSYHVQVSTSSTFSPLVADQSGVTSTSYSISGLQNGTTYYWQVNASNANGTSAYSSAWNFATAASLPPPPAAPVLASPASGSTGQPTALTLSWNASSGATSYHLQVSTSSSFSPLTVDQNGLTGTSYSVSGLANSTTYYWRASASNSGGTSAYSTAWNYTTTASLPPPPAAPVLASPASGSASQPTALTLSWNASSGATSYHLQVSTSSSFSPLTVDQTALTGTSYSVSGLANSTTYYWRASAANSGGASAYSSAWTFTTAPPAVQPPAAPTLSAPAYGSTGQPTALSLSWYASSGATSYHLQVSTSSSFSPLTVDQNGLTATSYSVSGLSNSTVYYWQVSASNSGGTSAYSGVWNFTTTAAAVQPPAAPGLAAPANGSTNEPTSFALSWNASSGATSYRLQLSTSSTYSTLAVDQSGLTSTSSTVSGLANSTTYYWRVNASNSGGTSAWSGSWNCTTIAAAPPAPILAAPGNGSSNQPTSLTFSWNASSGASSYHLQASKNSAFSTLDVDQNGLTGTSSAVSGLSMNTTYYWRVSASNAGGTSAYSSMANFATLAGAPSFSVTPASYDFGGVAIGASATTTVVVTNGGTATLTISSIQSNSSVYTVGSSSASIAPGASQSIPITFKPTAKNTTVNASISFSHNAPNSPGVVTVTGKNGGGKYVIISSPSSIAGPLPGESSIAQNYPNPFNPTTTITYALTEPSIVRLSVYNVLGQEVATLVDGAVGAGNQSVLWNSSNRTGAALPSGIYFYRVRATSLATGKEFTSETRRMILMK from the coding sequence ATGAAGTTTCTTTTCCTGTTGGCAGCGTTGGGAGTGTTCATGGTCAACCCGTCGTTTGGACAGCCCACATTGTCCGGTGTAAAGTTTATCAATTCAACGACCGCAGCCGCGGTCGGATCAGCGGGGACGATTCTCCGCTCGAATGACGGCGGAGTATCCTGGTTCACGCAACCGAGCGGGACCTCGACGTACCTCTTCGCTCTCGCGTACCCGACGGCGACGACCGGAACCGTGGTAGGCGGCGATCCCGTCAGCGGCCTTCAGGCCGTATTTCACACGGCAAATTCGGGTTCGAGCTGGGCATCCCAGCTCACGGGGCTTACCCTCCCGATGCTCGGAGTTTCGTTTTCGGACGCGAATAACGGATTCGCGGTAGGATACGGCGGACATCTCGTCCACACGACCAACGGCGGGGCAACCTGGACGAGCATCGTCACGGGCGTCCTCTCGACGCTCGATAACGTCGCCTGCATCGACGCCAACACCGCAACGGTCGTCGGAGATTACGGGGTCATCATGCGGACCGTCAACGGCGGCGCGACCTGGACACAGCAAACCGGCGCCGGTGGAAACGATTTGTATGGGGTTTGCTTTACAAGCGCTTCGACCGGGACCGCGGTGGGCGTGAACGGCACGATCATCAGGACCGTGGATGGCGGGTCGACCTGGACGAGACAGACGAGCGGTACGACCAATTTTCTGAACGCAGTCTCTTTCGTCGACGCGAATAACGGCTGGGCTGTCGGAAACGCCGGCGTGATCCTTCACACGAATAACGGAGGAAGCAGCTGGAGCAGCCAGAGCCTCGCCATCGCAAACTGGTCGGACGTCTCCTTCATCGATGCGAACACGGGACTGGTGGTGGGCGACCACGGCACCACGATCATCCGTACGGTAAACGGCGGAGCAAGCTGGACGCAGCAAACTGTCGGAAGTCCGCCTCCCCCGCCTCCCCCGGCCCCGCTTCTTGCCTCGCCTGCGAGCGGATCCAGCGGTCAGCCGACGGCGTTGACCCTCTCCTGGAACGCATCTTCGGGCGCCACTTCGTATCATGTGCAGGTTTCGACCAGCTCCACGTTTTCCCCTCTCGTCGCGGATCAAAGCGGTGTGACTTCAACTTCCTACTCGATCAGCGGACTACAGAACGGGACGACATACTACTGGCAGGTCAATGCGTCGAATGCGAACGGTACCAGCGCCTATTCCTCGGCCTGGAATTTCGCGACAGCGGCAAGCCTGCCGCCCCCGCCGGCAGCGCCGGTACTCGCCTCGCCCGCGAGCGGTTCCACGGGCCAGCCGACAGCCTTGACGCTCAGCTGGAACGCATCTTCCGGCGCGACATCGTATCACCTGCAGGTTTCGACGAGCTCCAGCTTTTCGCCCCTCACCGTGGATCAGAACGGTCTGACCGGGACATCCTATTCGGTGAGCGGACTTGCCAACAGCACGACCTATTACTGGCGGGCCAGCGCTTCGAATTCAGGCGGAACGAGCGCGTATTCCACGGCCTGGAATTACACGACCACGGCAAGCCTGCCCCCGCCTCCTGCGGCGCCGGTGCTCGCTTCGCCGGCAAGCGGCTCGGCAAGCCAGCCGACTGCGTTAACGCTCAGCTGGAACGCATCTTCCGGCGCGACTTCGTATCACCTGCAGGTTTCGACGAGCTCCAGCTTCTCTCCCCTCACAGTGGATCAAACCGCTTTGACCGGGACTTCCTATTCGGTGAGCGGATTGGCAAATAGCACGACCTATTACTGGCGTGCCAGCGCCGCGAATTCAGGCGGCGCCAGCGCCTATTCCTCGGCCTGGACCTTTACGACGGCCCCCCCGGCGGTTCAACCCCCGGCGGCGCCGACTCTCTCCGCTCCGGCGTACGGTTCCACCGGCCAGCCGACGGCTCTATCGCTCTCCTGGTATGCCTCCTCCGGCGCGACATCCTATCACTTGCAGGTTTCAACCAGCTCCAGCTTCTCGCCCCTTACCGTGGATCAGAACGGCCTGACAGCGACATCCTACTCGGTGAGCGGGCTCTCGAACAGCACTGTCTACTACTGGCAGGTAAGCGCTTCAAATTCAGGCGGGACGAGCGCCTACTCCGGCGTCTGGAACTTCACGACGACTGCCGCCGCAGTGCAGCCGCCCGCGGCCCCGGGCCTTGCCGCCCCCGCGAACGGGTCGACGAACGAGCCGACCTCCTTTGCGCTGAGCTGGAACGCCTCGTCGGGAGCGACGTCCTATCGTTTGCAGCTTTCCACCAGCTCGACCTATTCCACGCTGGCCGTGGATCAAAGCGGGCTCACCTCGACCTCCTCCACCGTCAGCGGATTGGCGAACAGCACGACCTACTACTGGCGGGTGAACGCGTCGAATTCGGGGGGCACGAGCGCCTGGTCGGGTTCATGGAACTGCACGACGATCGCAGCCGCTCCTCCCGCGCCCATCCTTGCGGCTCCCGGAAACGGCTCGTCGAATCAACCGACGTCGTTAACGTTCAGCTGGAACGCTTCTTCCGGCGCGTCGTCATATCATTTGCAGGCTTCGAAGAATTCCGCTTTTTCGACTCTCGATGTTGACCAGAACGGCTTGACGGGAACCTCCTCCGCCGTGAGCGGCCTCTCGATGAACACGACCTACTACTGGAGGGTCTCCGCGTCGAACGCCGGCGGCACGAGCGCGTACTCGAGCATGGCCAATTTTGCCACCCTCGCGGGAGCCCCCTCGTTCTCCGTCACTCCGGCCAGCTACGACTTCGGGGGGGTCGCGATTGGAGCGAGCGCCACGACCACGGTGGTCGTCACCAACGGCGGGACAGCCACGCTGACGATCAGCAGCATCCAGTCCAACTCGTCTGTCTACACGGTCGGCTCTTCCAGCGCCTCGATCGCGCCGGGGGCCAGCCAGTCGATCCCCATCACGTTCAAGCCGACGGCGAAGAACACGACCGTGAACGCAAGCATCAGCTTTTCCCATAACGCGCCGAATTCTCCCGGAGTCGTCACCGTCACGGGCAAGAACGGCGGAGGAAAATATGTGATCATCTCCTCGCCTTCAAGCATTGCCGGTCCTCTTCCGGGTGAATCCTCCATCGCCCAGAACTACCCGAATCCCTTCAACCCGACCACGACGATCACCTACGCGCTGACCGAGCCGAGCATCGTGAGGCTGAGCGTGTACAACGTTCTCGGGCAGGAAGTCGCGACTCTCGTGGACGGAGCGGTCGGAGCCGGGAACCAGTCTGTCCTCTGGAATTCGTCAAACAGGACGGGGGCGGCGTTGCCGTCCGGCATCTACTTCTACCGGGTCCGGGCGACATCGCTCGCGACGGGGAAGGAGTTTACCAGCGAAACCAGGAGGATGATTCTGATGAAGTAA
- a CDS encoding response regulator transcription factor yields the protein MTEQVTISATQKKAESGNLRQVSQTPDLRTGKSVRIFLVDDNADFLLGATRFLSLTPHFQVVGTATSGRFALDQIPQLNPDLVIMDMVMPGMNGIEAARIIKSQSASIRVILTSFQEGREYQLSAEAVGADAFLSKSGFGEHVNMFIDSLFHSPKAA from the coding sequence ATGACCGAGCAAGTTACAATCAGTGCAACACAAAAGAAAGCCGAAAGTGGCAATCTCCGGCAGGTGTCTCAAACACCCGACCTTCGCACCGGCAAAAGCGTGCGGATCTTCCTGGTGGATGACAACGCCGATTTCCTGCTGGGCGCCACGAGATTTCTTTCGCTAACACCGCACTTTCAGGTTGTGGGGACGGCGACCTCGGGGAGGTTCGCGCTTGACCAAATACCTCAGCTCAATCCCGACCTGGTCATCATGGATATGGTCATGCCGGGAATGAACGGAATCGAGGCGGCCAGGATTATCAAGTCACAGTCTGCCTCCATTCGTGTAATCCTCACGAGTTTCCAGGAGGGGCGGGAGTATCAGCTCAGCGCGGAAGCTGTCGGCGCTGACGCATTCCTCTCGAAATCGGGGTTCGGAGAACATGTCAACATGTTCATCGACAGCCTCTTTCACTCGCCAAAGGCGGCGTGA
- a CDS encoding response regulator transcription factor, with protein MLISHSNRASQESPAASSRPATATLRILLADDHSLVRSGLRSLLGELTGVEVVGEASNGREALDLIRSLQPDIVIMDISMKELNGLEALTRASKEFPHVKIIILTMHADNDYVMRALELGAKGYLLKDSLTSELELAVRSVAQGQKYLSPRVSKDVLDSYARGERSAPEELTSRQREILQLIMEGATTKEIAAQLGLSPKTVEAHRAQILERLKIRDIPNLVLYAIRKGILDPHS; from the coding sequence TTGCTGATTTCCCACTCAAATAGGGCGAGCCAGGAAAGCCCGGCGGCTTCAAGCCGCCCGGCGACGGCAACGCTGCGTATCTTGCTGGCCGACGATCATTCGTTGGTGCGCTCCGGGCTTCGCTCGCTCCTCGGCGAGCTGACGGGCGTGGAGGTTGTCGGCGAGGCGAGCAACGGGAGGGAAGCGCTGGACCTGATCCGCTCCCTGCAGCCCGACATCGTGATCATGGATATCTCCATGAAGGAATTGAACGGGTTGGAGGCCCTTACCCGCGCGTCGAAGGAATTCCCGCACGTGAAGATCATCATTCTCACCATGCACGCGGACAACGATTACGTGATGAGGGCTCTGGAATTAGGGGCGAAGGGATATCTTCTCAAGGACTCTCTCACATCCGAGCTCGAGCTTGCCGTCCGCTCTGTCGCGCAGGGTCAAAAGTACCTGAGCCCCCGGGTCTCGAAGGATGTGCTCGACAGCTACGCCAGGGGGGAACGGAGCGCTCCCGAGGAACTGACCTCCCGCCAGCGCGAGATCCTCCAGTTGATCATGGAGGGCGCCACCACCAAGGAGATCGCGGCTCAGTTGGGCCTCAGCCCGAAAACCGTCGAGGCGCACCGCGCTCAGATCCTCGAGCGCTTAAAAATCCGGGACATACCGAACCTGGTTCTCTACGCCATCCGCAAGGGTATCCTCGATCCGCATTCGTAG
- a CDS encoding PAS domain-containing protein, which produces MKPRKDHIARPYSQDRALTHMELEQVLEERTQAINERDEAMANLRAAQTELESQVRARTAELIKVNQALKSEIEQRQRVEESLTFALSAARMGEWDLDLVHDTSRRSFRHDQIFGYTSPLAQWGRKSFLEHVVPEDRKAVEQEFRRAIETGEQLNVECRILWPDKSLHWIIASGRVFHDRRQKPVRMAGVVMEATQLKLAEEKLHFSDRRFRSLIENSIDAIILVSADARVLYTSPSTERILGYAPEEFMGSDSLGMVHPDDRETAVERFTGLIASPGKPVMGESRLRHKDGSWVWTESISTNLLDEPSVRAIVINFRDINLRKAAQGELESTNERLEHLSRRLLEVQETERRFIARELHDEIGQALTALKINLQEILRNPDPEARVSRTLDCVGLIDQTVLQVRNLSVELRPSILDDLGLVAALRWYLDRVAKRSSFEQHYSAEGVQSRLPSDLETACFRVAQEALTNIIRHAGAHAVYVKLVLTDGSLRLTISDDGKGFNVQESMEKAMHGASLGILGMQERVTLLGGTLNFISTAGKGTDLIADFPLK; this is translated from the coding sequence ATGAAACCAAGAAAAGACCATATTGCACGCCCATACTCTCAGGACCGGGCTCTCACTCACATGGAGTTGGAGCAGGTCCTCGAGGAACGGACGCAGGCCATCAACGAGCGCGATGAGGCGATGGCCAATCTGCGCGCCGCTCAAACCGAACTGGAATCGCAGGTTCGCGCTAGAACCGCCGAATTGATCAAGGTAAACCAGGCCTTAAAGTCCGAAATCGAACAGCGCCAACGGGTCGAAGAGAGCCTGACGTTTGCGCTTAGCGCGGCCCGTATGGGGGAATGGGACCTGGATCTCGTTCACGACACGTCCCGGCGCTCCTTCCGCCACGACCAGATTTTCGGATACACTTCCCCGCTTGCTCAATGGGGAAGGAAGAGCTTTCTCGAGCATGTCGTTCCCGAGGACCGGAAGGCGGTTGAGCAGGAGTTTCGCCGCGCGATCGAAACGGGAGAACAATTGAACGTCGAGTGCCGGATTCTCTGGCCGGACAAGAGCCTTCACTGGATCATCGCGAGCGGACGTGTTTTTCACGACAGGCGGCAGAAGCCGGTCCGCATGGCGGGGGTGGTGATGGAAGCCACCCAGTTGAAGCTTGCGGAAGAAAAGCTGCACTTCAGCGACCGGAGATTCCGTTCGCTCATCGAGAACAGCATCGACGCCATCATACTCGTTTCCGCCGACGCAAGGGTTCTCTATACAAGCCCGTCCACCGAGCGGATCCTGGGATACGCTCCCGAGGAGTTCATGGGCAGCGATTCGCTCGGGATGGTGCATCCCGATGACCGTGAGACGGCGGTGGAGCGATTCACGGGACTGATCGCCAGCCCCGGCAAGCCGGTGATGGGGGAAAGCAGGCTCCGCCACAAGGACGGATCGTGGGTCTGGACGGAGAGCATTTCGACCAACCTGCTCGACGAGCCGAGCGTGCGCGCGATCGTCATAAATTTCCGCGACATCAACCTGCGGAAGGCCGCGCAGGGAGAATTGGAGTCGACGAACGAGAGGTTGGAGCACCTCTCCCGCCGGCTGCTCGAGGTGCAGGAGACCGAGCGCCGTTTCATCGCCCGCGAACTGCACGACGAAATAGGCCAGGCCCTCACGGCTCTGAAAATCAATCTGCAGGAGATCCTCAGGAATCCCGATCCCGAGGCGCGCGTTTCCCGGACGCTCGATTGCGTCGGGCTCATCGACCAGACCGTTCTGCAGGTGCGGAATCTCTCGGTCGAGCTGCGCCCTTCGATCCTGGACGATCTTGGGCTCGTCGCCGCGCTTCGCTGGTACCTGGACCGTGTGGCCAAACGCTCGAGTTTTGAGCAACATTACAGCGCAGAGGGAGTGCAGTCCCGCCTTCCGAGCGATCTTGAAACCGCCTGCTTCCGGGTCGCGCAGGAGGCGCTCACGAACATCATTCGCCATGCCGGCGCACATGCCGTGTATGTCAAGCTTGTCCTCACCGACGGATCCCTCCGCCTGACAATCTCGGATGACGGCAAGGGATTCAACGTGCAGGAATCAATGGAAAAGGCGATGCACGGGGCGAGTCTCGGGATCCTGGGAATGCAGGAACGGGTCACTCTTCTCGGGGGCACATTAAATTTCATATCGACAGCCGGAAAAGGCACCGACCTCATTGCTGATTTCCCACTCAAATAG